A DNA window from Sphaeramia orbicularis chromosome 22, fSphaOr1.1, whole genome shotgun sequence contains the following coding sequences:
- the LOC115413390 gene encoding D-aspartate oxidase-like, which produces MKTVRVVVVGAGVIGFSTAVCVAEALPFCSVTVLAEKFSPDTTSDGAAGILFAAQFPDISVERQRRWFKDSFDHLRAIAQSQQSPEAGVMMSSGYQIFKDVPADPKPYWSDLVIGFRLMTDRELERFPGYKFGQAFTTVKCECSSYLPWLEKRFRKAGGKVQQRKVSSLHDLSDSYDLIINCSGLGSRTLTDDPQVYPVRGQVLKVEAPWLQHFIRDGDGKTYIYPGIHGVTVGGTRQEDDWRLEVDDGDTRSILERCSRLEPSLSRARVLSKWVGLRPGRRNPRLERELVQPRGRKVPVVHNYGHGGWGVTLAWGSALDALGLVRQCLHEMPPQAKL; this is translated from the exons ATGAAGACTGTCAGGGTGGTAGTGGTGGGAGCGGGGGTGATTGGCTTCTCCACGGCCGTCTGCGTTGCCGAGGCCCTCCCTTTCTGCTCCGTCACTGTGCTTGCTGAGAAGTTCAGTCCGGACACCACAAGTGATGGAGCTGCAGGGATCCTGTTCGCTGCACAGTTTCCGG ATATTTCAGTGGAAAGACAAAGACGCTGGTTCAAGGACAGCTTTGATCACCTGAGGGCCATCGCTCAGTCCCAACAGTCACCAGAAGCTGGAGTCATGATGAGCTCTGG ATATCAAATTTTTAAAGATGTTCCAGCAGATCCGAAGCCCTACTGGTCAGATCTGGTGATTGGTTTTCGGTTAATGACTGACCGTGAACTGGAACGGTTCCCAGGTTATAAATTTGGCCAAGCCTTCACCACGGTCAAATGTGAATGCTCCAGCTATCTGCCCTGGCTTGAGAAGAG GTTCCGAAAAGCAGGAGGGAAAGTGCAGCAGAGGAAAGTCAGCAGCCTTCATGACTTAAGTGACAGCTATGATCTTATCATCAACTGCTCCGGTCTGGGCTCCAGAACTCTGACGGATGACCCCCAGGTTTACCCGGTCAGGGGTCAGGTGCTGAAGGTGGAGGCTCCGTGGCTGCAGCACTTCATCAGAGACGGAGACGGGAAGACGTACATCTACCCGGGGATCCACGGCGTAACCGTAGGCGGCACGAGGCAGGAGGACGACTGGCGCCTGGAGGTGGACGACGGGGACACGAGGAGCATCCTGGAGCGCTGCAGCAGACTGGAACCGTCACTCAGCAGGGCCAGAGTCCTCAGCAAGTGGGTGGGGCTAAGACCGGGCAGGAGGAACCCGAGACTGGAGAGGGAGCTGGTGCAGCCGCGAGGCCGTAAGGTCCCCGTGGTCCACAACTACGGTCACGGGGGCTGGGGGGTCACCTTGGCTTGGGGTTCAGCCCTGGATGCTCTGGGGCTGGTCAGACAGTGCCTCCATGAAATGCCCCCACAGGCTAAACTGTGA